The sequence CCCAGCTGGCCGACCGGGTGCGGATCCGCAGCGTCCCGGTACAGCGCTACCTCGCCGGCCCGCCCCCCGCCGAACCGTTCGACCTGGTGCTCTGCGACCCGCCGTACGCGGACGAGACCACCGACGAGGTACTCACGGCGCTCACTGCGCAGGGCTGGCTCGCCGGCGACGCGCTGGTGGTGGTGGAACGCGACGTGCGCAGCCCGGCGCCGGTGTGGCCGGCCGGCTGGCAGGAACAGCCGGCCCGTCGCTACGGCGAGACCGCGATCCACCTGGCCCGCACCCCCTGATCGGCCCGTGCGCCGGAGTCCCCACCGCCCCCGCGCCACGCGGCCCCACTCGCCACCCGGTCCCGCTCGCCACCCGGTCCCGCTCGCCACCCCGCCCCACGCGCCACCCCGCCCCACGTTGCCTGAGTACCGGTTTGCAGGCTGAGTACCAGAATTCCGGTCCTCCACCTGCAAGTGGGTGTTCAGACGAGTGTGTAGCGCGAGAGGGTGCGCCGGGCGGTGTGCAGCGCGGGAGGGTGCGCCGGGCGGTGTGCAGCGCGGGAGGGTGCGCCGGGAGTCTCAGGCGTCGTGGGCCCGGGTCGTGAGCCGGCGGCGCCCCGCGACGGGTCAGCGGGTCCAGGGGGCGCCGAGGGCGGTGAACGTGTCCAGCTCGGTGGCCACCCGGCGGCACCAGGCGTCCACCTCGTGCAGCACCCGGTACTGCTCCGGGCCGGCGCCGTGGGCGGTGAAATGCTCTCCGGCCACCTGCTGAGGGTCCGGGGCGGTGCGGACCGCTTCCAGCACCCGCATGAACGCCCCGGTGTCGGCCAGTGCGGACAGCAGGGGTGCGCCGGTGTCCAGGTGGTCGACCAGGTTGCGCAGCAGCCCGGTACGGCCGAGCTGCTCGGTGTGTTCCCCGGCTTGGGAGCGCACGGTGAGCACATCGTCGGTGTAGGACAGCTCGAGCTCGCCGGTGGTGCCGTGCACCTGCACCGTCGGCGGGACCCACCCGTCCGTCTCGGTGGCCAGCGTGAGGCCGAGGGCGATCGGGGTGCCGCGCCGGGTGCGCAGGCGTACGGCGGAGGTGTCGTCGGCCTCGATGTCGTTCACCCGGAACAGGTCGACCTCGACCTCGGCCACATCGTCGGCCTGGGTGGAACCGTCGATCCGCAGTGCGGTGGCGACGGCGTGCGCGAGCGGGTTGGTGACCACCCCGTCCACGACGTCCACACCGTCCAGGTGCCGCCGGCCGGCCCAGCGGGATCGGTCGTAGTAGGAGCGCGCCCGGCGCCAGAGCCCGAGCCCGCCGATCCCGGTGACCTCACCGATGGCTCCCGCCTCGAGATACTCGGTGATCCGGTCCAGGGCGAGCGAGCCGAAGCTCTGGAAGCCCACCTGCACCGGCCGTCCGGTCTCTGCCGCCACTTCGGTCAGCGCGGTGAACTCGGCCAGTGACGCCGTCGTCGGCTTCTCCAGCAGCACGGCAGACCCTGCGCGCAGCGCCTTGGTGGCCAATGCCAGGTGGGTGTGGATCGGGGTCGCTATCACCACCACGTCCGGCACCACCTGGGCCAGCAGCTCGTCCAGATCGGTGTGCACCGGTGTGCCGGCGGGCAGGTGTCGCGCCTCCGCGCCGCCGCGCGGGTCGGCTACCGCGACCACCTCCGCGAGTCCGTCGGCGCTCATCCGCTCCAGCTCGGCGAGGTGGTGCTTGCCGTATCCGTGGATGCCGATGACGGCGAAGGTGGTTCTCACGAGAGTTGCTCCAGCTCGGTGTAGAGAGTTCGGGCAGTATCGGTATCGATCGTGCGGTCGAGCAGCACCCCGGTCAGGTGCAGGTCGAGCTGCTCACCGTGCGGAAGATGCCGTGGGGCCTCCCAGGCTACGGCCGGACCGGCGCCCACGTACCCACCGGTGCGCACGAACCAGGGCAGCACCTGCGTACGGGACTGGGCGAGCAGCAGGCTCACCGGCCCGGTCGGGCGGTCCTGGGTGAGCAGCAGCCACGGTGAGGTGGACCCGAGCGGCTCCCCACCGCCGTCGACCTGGGCCGTGGTGGCCAGCTGATCGCCGGAGATGCGCCAGAACAGACCGCCGTAACCGGCCCCCACACGGCCCCGGGTGGCCGGTGAGCCGAACGTCAGGTCGCCGGAATCGGCGAGCAGCCGGCTGTGCCAGCTGAGCGCCCAGCCGTCCCAGGCAGGCAGTAGCTCGGCGGTGATGCGGCGCTGCTCGGTGAGCAGGTGGTGCCCGTCCACGTCGAGGAACTCCACCTGCTGGTCGATCGCGTGTGCAGTCGCCTCCACCGGCCCGCCCACCTGGCGGCCGTGGTTGTCCAGCATCTGGTAGCCGCTCGAGTGGACGTAGCTTCCGCCGCCCCAGAACATCGAGCCGTTGATCTCCACGACGGCGTTGCTCACCCCGTAGTGGTGGCGATGGTCCGCAGGGGCTACTTCGGTCAACGGCTGCCCGGCGAGCGTGCTCACCGGGTGCAGGTACGGTCGCGGGGAGAGTTCGGTGGGCATGTCCCGCCCGTCGCAGTAGCGGGCTACCTCGCGGGTGCCGATGCTCAGGCTGGTCACAGGTCTCCTTCAGGACGAGGCTGGGTGGGGGCAGCGAGGTGTGCTCGTGGCAGTCTATGGTAATCGCTTACCAAGAGCGTGTACGTGGAGGGAGCCAGAACATGAGTGCAGTGGTGATCAGCGGAGCGGGTCGGTACGCCGACCCGTGGCACGACTTCACCGGAACCTCCGCCCGGCTGGCCACGGAGCTCACCGCGCTGGGCCTGCCCGCCGAGGTCGCCACGCTGGGCGAGGCGGAGGTGCCCACTGGCGCCGTGGAGCTGCTGGTGGTCAATGCCGGCGGTGGCAGCACACCGCGCGCGGTCACCGGCACGGCGGCGGACCAGCGTGCGGAGGCACTCGCCGGCTGGGTCCGTGAGGCCGTGGCCGGGGGAGTGCCGGTACTGATCACGCACACCGGCTCGAACACGTTCTATGACGACGACCGCTGGGCGAGCCTGATCGGCGGTCGCTGGGTGCCCGGTACCTCCTGGCACCCACCGTTGGCACCGGCCTGGGTCCAGGTGATCGATCCGGAGCACCCGATCACGGCCGGTATGACCGAGCTGGCGGTCACCGACGAGCGGTACTGCGACCTCGAGGTCCATCCGGGCAACGCCGTGCTGGTCGACCACGCGGAGGACGGACGGCGGCACCCGATCGTCTGGGCCCGGGAAGCCGGCGGTGTGCGCGTGGTGCACGACGGGCTCGGCCACGACTCGAATGCCTACGACGGTGCCGACCGGCGCGCCTTGCTGTCCCGTGAAGTGGACTGGCTGCTGCGGCGAGTCTGAGCGGTGCCAGGCCGCGCGCTCGTAGGGGATCAGGTGACCGCCCCGACGTGCCACGGGATGAACTCCTCCTGACCGATGTCCAGCTCTTCGCTGACGGTCTGCTCGCCCGAGGCCACGGCGAGGATCAGCTCGTAGATCTGGCGGCCGACCTCCTCCAGCGTGGCCGTGCCGTCGATGATCCGGCCGGCATTGAGGTCCATGTCCTCGGCCATCCGCTCGTACATCTCGGTATTCGTGGCCAGCTTGATCGACGGCGTCGGTTTGCAGCCGAACACCGAGCCGCGGCCGGTGGTGAAGACCACCACGTTCGCCCCGCCGGCCACCAGACCGGTGACCGAGACCGGGTCGTAGCCGGGGGTGTCCATGAAGGTGAACCCGGTATCGGTGATCGGCTCGGCGTACTCGTACACCGCCGTCATCTCCGCCTGGCCACCCTTGGCCACCGCGCCCAGGGACTTCTCCAGGATGGTGGTCAGCCCGCCGGCCTTGTTGCCCGGCGAAGGGTTGTTGTCCAGCGTGCCGTCACCGGCCGCGGTGTAGTGCTTCCACCACTCGATCCGGTCCAACAGCTTCTGCCCGACGGCCTCCGAGGCGGCGCGCCGGGTGAGCAGGTGCTCGGCGCCGTACACCTCCGGAGTCTCCGCCAGCACCGAGGTGCCCCCGGCCGCAACCAGGAGGTCCGAGGCGTAGCCCAGGGCCGGGTTCGCGGTGATGCCGGAGTAGCCGTCCGAGCCACCGCAGTTCAGCCCGAGCACCAGCTCGCGCACGTGCGCCGGTGCCCGCGTCGCCTCGTTCACCTGCGGCAGCATCTCGCGGATCTTCTCCACCCCGGCACGCACAGTGGCGCGCACCCCGCCGAGCTCCTGGATCGTCATCGTCTCCACGTAGGTGCCCTCAGCCAAGCCGAGACCCTCGGCGAGGGACTCGACGGCGATCATCTCGCAGCCCAGGCCGAGCACGAGCAGACCGCCGAAGTTCGGGTGCCGGGCGTACCCGCGCAGCGTACGCAGCAGCATCTGCCCGCCCTCGGAGTCGGGCACCAGCCCGCACCCGCTCTGGTGGGTGATCGCCATCACGCCGTCGACCGACTCGAACTCGTCCAGGGCCATGCCACGGAACTGGTCGGCGATCATCTTCGCCGAGCTGGCCGAGCAGTTCACCGAGGTGATCACCCCGATGTAGTTGCGGGTGCCGACCTTGCCGCCGGGCCGGTGGTAGCCGAGGAAGCTACGGGGCAGGTGCTCGGGCAACTCCGGGGTGATGCGGGCGGTGCCGAACTCGTGCTTGCGCTCGCTCTCGTCCATCCCCAGGTTGTGGGAGTGCACATGGTCGCCGGGGGCAATCGCCGCGGTCGCCCGGCCGATCGACTGTCCGTACTTGAGCACCTGCGCGCCCACGGCCACCGCCTGGACGGCGACCTTGTGCCCACGCGGGACGTCACCGCGCAGCCGCAGCGGTCCGTGCGGGCCGACCACCTCACTGTCGGCAGCCAGATCAGCGGTGGCGATCGCCACGTGGTCCTCCGGGCGCAGGTGGAGCACGAGGGTACTCTGGACGGTCGCAGTCATCGACAGGGAACCTTCACTGGTCTAGGGGAGTGGCGCCGTCGCCGACCTCAGCAACGACCGTGCGCCAGGCACGGACCGCCACCCGGCAGCCACGGATGGGGGCGAACCGTGGTTAGTGTAACCGAGAAACCGGTCTCTCATACCGGTGGGCCGCGTGCTGGGACGCCTGGGGAGGGTACGTTAGGCCCGTGACGTCACGTATTGCCGTGTGCCCAGGATCCTTCGACCCGGTGACCGTGGGGCACCTCGATCTGGTGCGCCGGGCCCGGTCCCTGTTCGACGAGGTGGTGGTGGCCGTCGGTATCAATGCCGGCAAGTCGCCGCTGCTGGACGCGCAGGCCCGGATCGACCTGTTCGCTGGTGCCGTGGCGGACCTGGACGGCGTCCGCGTGGAGCGGATGCCTGGTCTGCTCGCCGACCTGTGCCGGGAGGTGGGGGCGAGCGCGATCGTGAAAGGGCTGCGCGGTGGCGCCGACTTCGACGCGGAGCACCCGATGGCGCTGATGAACCGGCACCTGTCCGAGGTGGAGACGGTGTTCGTGATCGGTGACCCCGCGCTCGCGCACGTGTCCTCCTCGATGGTCAAAGATGTGGCACGGTACGGCGGAGACATCACAGATGTTGTTCCCCCACGCGTCGCCGAGGCGGTCTACACCGCCTTCGGCACCGATGTGAAGGATGGTGCACGATGACCGAAGAGGGCCAGGGCGAATCCTTGGTGGCGATCCTGGACGAGCTGGCCGATCTGGTCGCCTCCGCCAGGTCAATGCCGATGAGCGCGTCGGTGCTGGTCAACCGCGCCGAGGCGATGGAGCTGATCGAGTCCGCCAAGTCGGTGCTGCCCAGCCAGATCACCCGCGCCCAGGGCGTGGTCGCCGATGCCGATGCAGTGCTCGGCCGTGCCCGGCTGGAGGCCAGCGACCTGGTGGAGCGCGCCCAGGAGCGCGCCGAGGAGATGGTCTCGCAGGAGTCGGTCGTGGCTCAGGCGAAGACTCGCGCCGAGGAGATCGTCGCCGAGGCGCAGGCGTCGGCGGACAAGCTCGCCCGCGAGGCGGACGACTACTGCGACCGGCAGCTCGCCCAGTTCGAGATCGACCTGAACGCGATCGGCTCCCAGGTGGCCGCCGGCCGCGCCCGCCTGCTGGAGCGGACCCGGCACCGGCCCGAGGCGCCGGCAGCCGGTGACCGGGGCGTGGGTGACCGGGGCGCGGGCGTCCTCCCGGGGCAGAGCCGGGAGACAGCGCAGAGCCCGGAGGCGCAGGAGTGAACCAGTATCAGATCTCCACCCACGACCTGGGGCGCCGGCCCGGGTCGACGCACACGCTGGAGCTCGATGTCACGGCGGGTGAGCCGATGGGCAACGAGGTGATCGCCGTCCGGGCAGGCACGGGGATCTCCCTGGACCTTCGACTGGAGGCGGTGATGGATGGCGTTCTGGTCACCGGCACGGCGAGCACTCTCGCCGAGGGGGAGTGCGTGCGCTGCCTGGATCCGGTCAGCCGGGACCTGACCGTCGACCTCACGGAGATGTTCGCCTACCCAGGGACGCAGCAGGACGTGGAGTCCGACGAGGACACCGAGGTGTTGCCCGAGCTGGACGGGGAGATCGCCGACCTGGAGGCCACGATCACCGACGCGGTGGTGCTCGCGTTGCCGTTCCAGCCGCTGTGCCGGCCGGACTGCCCGGGGCTGTGCTCGGTGTGCGGTGTCCGGCTCGCCGACGCCGAGCCCGGACACGCCCACGAGCAGCTCGACCCCCGGTGGGCGGCGCTGGAGGCGTTGCGCGAGCAGGCGGCCGACGGCGCAGCCGATGACCCTGACAACAGAGCCGGGGAGGAGGCCAGCGGGCCGGACCAGGGCGCACGAGGATGAGCACCGGACCGACCGACCAGCTCCTTGCTGCCCTGCACACCGACCTGGACCCCGAGCTGCTGGTGCTGGCCCTCACCCACCGCTCGTTCGCCCACGAAGCCGGCGGCATCCCCACCAACGAACGGCTGGAGTTCCTCGGTGACTCCGTGCTCGGTGTGGTGGTGACCGAGCACCTGTACCGCAGCTACCCGGACCTGTCCGAGGGGGATCTGGCCAAGATGCGTGCGGCCACCGTGTCCCAGCGCGCCCTCGCGCAGGTGGCCCGGACCCTGAACCTGGGGGAGTACCTGCTGCTCGGCCGGGGCGAGCAGGGCACCGGCGGCCGGGACAAAGACTCGATCCTCTCCGACACGGTGGAGGCGATCCTCGGGGCGGTGTATCTGGGCCACGGGCTCGAGCCCACGCGGGAGCTGATCCTGCGCCTGGTCGGGCCTACGCTGACCGCGGCCGCCGAGCTCGGTGCCGGGCTCGACTGGAAGACCAGCGTGCAGGAGCTCGCGGCCGAGCGCGGCCTGGGAGTGCCGCACTACGACGTGCGTGCCGACGGACCGGACCACGAGCGGCACTTCACCGCGTACCTGACGCTCGACGAGACGGTCTGGGGCACTGGGGAGGGCTCGGCGAAGAAGGTCGCCGAGGCCAATGCCGCCGAAGCCGCCTACCGGGCGCTCGCAGCGGAGGCACCTTCGAACGGAGCTGCGGCACCTCCGGCCTGAGCTGAGGCACCTCCCGCCGGAACAGGTAAGTTGGGCGGGTGCCCGAGCTGCCTGAGGTCGAGACCGTCCGCGCCGGAGCGGCCGACCACCTGCTCGGCCGCCCGATAGTGACCGTCGAGGTGTTGCGGGACCGCTCGGTGCGCCGCCAGGAGGGCGGGCCGGCCGAGTTCACCGCGCTGCTGACCGGGCGCACCCTGGACGCCGCCGTGCGGCGGGGCAAGTTCCTCTGGCTGCCGCTGCGGGGTCCGGACGGCGCCGCAGAGGACCACGCGCTGCTGGTCCACCTGGGGATGAGCGGGCAGCTGCTGGTCACCGGGGCGGGCGAGAACCCGCACCTGCGGGTGCGGCTCACCTTCGCCGACGGCGGTCAGGCCTGGTTCGTGGACCAGCGCACCTTCGGTTACCTCACCGTGGCGGACCTGGTGCCCACCCCCGACGGTGGCCCCGGCGGGCTGGGCGCCGCGCCCGGTCCGGCGGAGCACATGCTGCCGGCGCCGGTGGCGCACATCGGGCGGGACCTTCTCGATCCGCTGCTGGCCGATCCGGCCGGGCCAGGCCGAGCCGACCTGATCCGCCGGCTGCGCCGCGGCCGGCGGGGGATCAAACGGGCCCTGCTGGACCAGACCCTGGTCTCCGGGATCGGCAACATCTACGCCGACGAGGCGCTCTGGCGTGCCCAGCTGCACTACGACCGGCGCACGGACACGATGCCCCGGGCGCAGGTGGCCGCCGTGCTCGAAGCCGCCGCCGAGGTGATGCGCACGGCGCTGGCCGCGGGCGGAACGAGTTTTGACTCGCTGTACGTGAACGTCAACGGCGCCAGCGGGTACTTCGACCGGTCGCTGAACGTCTACGGCCGAGAGGGCTTGGACTGCCCGCGCTGCGGCACACCGATCGTGCGGGAGTCGTTCATGAACCGATCGGCCGCCTTCTGCCCCCGCTGCCAGCGCCGTCCGCGCCGCCGCTGACCGATACCTGGCACTGGAGGAAGCTGAACATCGCCACGGGGCAAGAGCGGACGCCAGGGCGCTTCACCTGCGACGAGCCGTTTTCCTCACGAGTTGCCTCTGCTCGGTGACCGATCGGTGCGAGGAGCGGGGTCGCTCAGGCCGGATGCGACACGAACCAGCGCGGAGATCGCCGACGAACGGCTGCCGGCAGGCCACGCGAGGACCGTCGTGATTCGTGGCGCGTCTGTCACGGGCACGGCGACATGCTCGGGCCATTGCCACGCGCGACTGGACGCGGGGATGACGAGCAGGGCCTTTGCCAGCGCCACCAGCTGGGCGATCTGTGACTGCGTGCGCACTTCCGGCCCAGGCCCGTCGGGATAGGTGCCGTCCAGGCGGGGCCACCTAGCCATCGGTACCGCGTGATCCTCCTGCACGTCGGCGAGGACGACCTCACTGCGGTGAACGAACGGATGGGCGGCGGGCACGATCACGACCTGGCCCTCGGTGTAGAGGTCCTCGGTGTCGAATCCGACAAGGTCGTCGACGGGCTTGTGCATGATCGCCACGTCTGCGGTCCCGGAGCGCAGCAGACCGGCCTGCTCGCCGACCTCGCACAGCTGCACCTCCACTTGCCCTAGTGCGGGTTCGTCCGTCACTGCGTCGAGCAGCCGCTGTAGCAGTTCATGCGACGCGCCGGCCTTCGTGGCGAGCACGAGCGGCTGTCGGGATGCTCCAGCGCGCTGTGTTCGCTGCGCGGCGGTGGAGATCGCGTCCAGCGCCGTCCGTGCCTCGCTGAGCAGCACCGTGCCTGCGTCGGTGAGCGTCACGCGGCGGCGGTCTCTCTCCAGGAGCTGGACGCCGAGCCTGCGCTCTAGCTGACTGATGGCCCGCGACAACGGTGGTTGGGCGATCCCCAGGCGGTCGGCAGCACGTCGGAAGTGCAGCTCTTCCGCGACGGTGACGAAGTAGCGCAGCTCGCGGGTCTCCAGGTTGGCCACAGGTCGAGCCTATCCCGTGATGC is a genomic window of Ruania zhangjianzhongii containing:
- the rsmD gene encoding 16S rRNA (guanine(966)-N(2))-methyltransferase RsmD produces the protein MTRIVAGTAGGQRLQVPAKGTRPTSERVREALFSHLDHLGYTDGTLVLDLYAGSGALGLEAVSRGAARAVLVESARGAAAACRANAASTQLADRVRIRSVPVQRYLAGPPPAEPFDLVLCDPPYADETTDEVLTALTAQGWLAGDALVVVERDVRSPAPVWPAGWQEQPARRYGETAIHLARTP
- a CDS encoding Gfo/Idh/MocA family protein, which encodes MRTTFAVIGIHGYGKHHLAELERMSADGLAEVVAVADPRGGAEARHLPAGTPVHTDLDELLAQVVPDVVVIATPIHTHLALATKALRAGSAVLLEKPTTASLAEFTALTEVAAETGRPVQVGFQSFGSLALDRITEYLEAGAIGEVTGIGGLGLWRRARSYYDRSRWAGRRHLDGVDVVDGVVTNPLAHAVATALRIDGSTQADDVAEVEVDLFRVNDIEADDTSAVRLRTRRGTPIALGLTLATETDGWVPPTVQVHGTTGELELSYTDDVLTVRSQAGEHTEQLGRTGLLRNLVDHLDTGAPLLSALADTGAFMRVLEAVRTAPDPQQVAGEHFTAHGAGPEQYRVLHEVDAWCRRVATELDTFTALGAPWTR
- a CDS encoding PmoA family protein, which translates into the protein MTSLSIGTREVARYCDGRDMPTELSPRPYLHPVSTLAGQPLTEVAPADHRHHYGVSNAVVEINGSMFWGGGSYVHSSGYQMLDNHGRQVGGPVEATAHAIDQQVEFLDVDGHHLLTEQRRITAELLPAWDGWALSWHSRLLADSGDLTFGSPATRGRVGAGYGGLFWRISGDQLATTAQVDGGGEPLGSTSPWLLLTQDRPTGPVSLLLAQSRTQVLPWFVRTGGYVGAGPAVAWEAPRHLPHGEQLDLHLTGVLLDRTIDTDTARTLYTELEQLS
- a CDS encoding ThuA domain-containing protein; its protein translation is MSAVVISGAGRYADPWHDFTGTSARLATELTALGLPAEVATLGEAEVPTGAVELLVVNAGGGSTPRAVTGTAADQRAEALAGWVREAVAGGVPVLITHTGSNTFYDDDRWASLIGGRWVPGTSWHPPLAPAWVQVIDPEHPITAGMTELAVTDERYCDLEVHPGNAVLVDHAEDGRRHPIVWAREAGGVRVVHDGLGHDSNAYDGADRRALLSREVDWLLRRV
- a CDS encoding UxaA family hydrolase: MTATVQSTLVLHLRPEDHVAIATADLAADSEVVGPHGPLRLRGDVPRGHKVAVQAVAVGAQVLKYGQSIGRATAAIAPGDHVHSHNLGMDESERKHEFGTARITPELPEHLPRSFLGYHRPGGKVGTRNYIGVITSVNCSASSAKMIADQFRGMALDEFESVDGVMAITHQSGCGLVPDSEGGQMLLRTLRGYARHPNFGGLLVLGLGCEMIAVESLAEGLGLAEGTYVETMTIQELGGVRATVRAGVEKIREMLPQVNEATRAPAHVRELVLGLNCGGSDGYSGITANPALGYASDLLVAAGGTSVLAETPEVYGAEHLLTRRAASEAVGQKLLDRIEWWKHYTAAGDGTLDNNPSPGNKAGGLTTILEKSLGAVAKGGQAEMTAVYEYAEPITDTGFTFMDTPGYDPVSVTGLVAGGANVVVFTTGRGSVFGCKPTPSIKLATNTEMYERMAEDMDLNAGRIIDGTATLEEVGRQIYELILAVASGEQTVSEELDIGQEEFIPWHVGAVT
- the coaD gene encoding pantetheine-phosphate adenylyltransferase, with the protein product MTSRIAVCPGSFDPVTVGHLDLVRRARSLFDEVVVAVGINAGKSPLLDAQARIDLFAGAVADLDGVRVERMPGLLADLCREVGASAIVKGLRGGADFDAEHPMALMNRHLSEVETVFVIGDPALAHVSSSMVKDVARYGGDITDVVPPRVAEAVYTAFGTDVKDGAR
- a CDS encoding YceD family protein codes for the protein MNQYQISTHDLGRRPGSTHTLELDVTAGEPMGNEVIAVRAGTGISLDLRLEAVMDGVLVTGTASTLAEGECVRCLDPVSRDLTVDLTEMFAYPGTQQDVESDEDTEVLPELDGEIADLEATITDAVVLALPFQPLCRPDCPGLCSVCGVRLADAEPGHAHEQLDPRWAALEALREQAADGAADDPDNRAGEEASGPDQGARG
- the rnc gene encoding ribonuclease III, translating into MSTGPTDQLLAALHTDLDPELLVLALTHRSFAHEAGGIPTNERLEFLGDSVLGVVVTEHLYRSYPDLSEGDLAKMRAATVSQRALAQVARTLNLGEYLLLGRGEQGTGGRDKDSILSDTVEAILGAVYLGHGLEPTRELILRLVGPTLTAAAELGAGLDWKTSVQELAAERGLGVPHYDVRADGPDHERHFTAYLTLDETVWGTGEGSAKKVAEANAAEAAYRALAAEAPSNGAAAPPA
- the mutM gene encoding bifunctional DNA-formamidopyrimidine glycosylase/DNA-(apurinic or apyrimidinic site) lyase, whose product is MPELPEVETVRAGAADHLLGRPIVTVEVLRDRSVRRQEGGPAEFTALLTGRTLDAAVRRGKFLWLPLRGPDGAAEDHALLVHLGMSGQLLVTGAGENPHLRVRLTFADGGQAWFVDQRTFGYLTVADLVPTPDGGPGGLGAAPGPAEHMLPAPVAHIGRDLLDPLLADPAGPGRADLIRRLRRGRRGIKRALLDQTLVSGIGNIYADEALWRAQLHYDRRTDTMPRAQVAAVLEAAAEVMRTALAAGGTSFDSLYVNVNGASGYFDRSLNVYGREGLDCPRCGTPIVRESFMNRSAAFCPRCQRRPRRR
- a CDS encoding LysR family transcriptional regulator — protein: MANLETRELRYFVTVAEELHFRRAADRLGIAQPPLSRAISQLERRLGVQLLERDRRRVTLTDAGTVLLSEARTALDAISTAAQRTQRAGASRQPLVLATKAGASHELLQRLLDAVTDEPALGQVEVQLCEVGEQAGLLRSGTADVAIMHKPVDDLVGFDTEDLYTEGQVVIVPAAHPFVHRSEVVLADVQEDHAVPMARWPRLDGTYPDGPGPEVRTQSQIAQLVALAKALLVIPASSRAWQWPEHVAVPVTDAPRITTVLAWPAGSRSSAISALVRVASGLSDPAPRTDRSPSRGNS